Genomic segment of Arachis hypogaea cultivar Tifrunner chromosome 16, arahy.Tifrunner.gnm2.J5K5, whole genome shotgun sequence:
TCTTGTTCTCTCAAGTTTTCTACCATTCAGTCCTCCTCTCTTGGGATTAAAGACATATCTCCTGAATACTTCTTGTCCTCACCCTCTTTTTCGATTTTCCTTACACTTATTTGCAGTTGATCCTGCTCTTACCATGAAGGATAACATGGATCATGGGCTCTAGAGTGTCCGCCACAGATAAAATTGCCCCTCATTCAACCAAAATCGATGGAACAGTGGAGAAGATGTATggagagaaaatagagagaattTTTACAgtaatagtattttttttgttttttcttttgcaattctgTCGTTATATGCTTCTCTAATCCCTCCTATATTTAGGGTTTTTATTACTCTTGTAAcatgtttaatttcatttcaGTTGGGTCTTCAATGAATTTAAACTttcaaattccaaaaataaaggaaaagaagaacGAAAGAAGATGGACACcccagaaaaaaaataaaaaagaaaatggacGCAAATAAATGTTTGATTGGATAAATAGTTTATTTGAAAGTTAATTTGACTTGGTCTTATAGTTagttttttagtttgttttttttttttgtgacagttttttaatttgtttaagcGTGAAAGATTTAAATCTCGTCTTGTACAGCTAATAATATATTAGCTaacaataaatcataaataaaactTCCATTCATGATAAATTAGTTTGTAGATTATGGAGGAAAGAATacagtaaaaaacaaaaaaaaaatattcaaaggtAGAATCCAAAGCTAAAAATGTgtttggagatgtatttaaaaaaaagggtaaaaaaccCAAATGAGCCAAGGTGAGCTCAAAATTACCTAATTCAGCCAAATgaaaaatcaatacatgaatcaaCCAGGACGAAttattatataattcgaatcaatatgattcgaattataattacatgtaattcgaattgatatgattcgaattactaggaaGGCAAGAATCCAATGAAGTTCGAAACAACTTGTTTCGATTTACATCAACGTAATTCGAATTTACTTAATTCAAATTACTAGGAGAAGTGGATCTTAGGGAGGTTCGAATCTACTTGATTCGAATTAGGTGAAATTTGAGTtacatagtaattcgaatcaacttgattcgaattacaaggAGTTCGGCTATAAAAGGAGTTCGAGCCAAGTTCATTCGAATCACTTTCTCATTCTCcaaccccaccaaatcccagagaagaAGACCAACGTTCAGTACGAGTGCGAGCAGAGCGGCTGTTTCTgtcgatgggggacgatccgggaaggctttatcgtttggatggagtAGCTCATATCGCCGGTgtgatcaacgacgaggttagtggttTATGAAAGCGATTTATGATAACGgtatttgttaatggttttttataatggtttatgttactgttagtggtttaggatagtggtTTAGGAAAGTAGTGTAGGCTAGTGgtttttgttgatggtttttgttaatggtttttgttaatgatttTGTTTTAGCGGTTTATTGTTAAtgatttttgttaatggtttaggAAAATAGTGTAGGCTAGTGgtttttgttgatggtttttgttaatggtttttgtaaATGATTTTGTTTTAGCGGTttattgttaatggtttttgttaatggtttttgttaatggtttattgttaatggtttatgttaatggtttttgttaatggtttttgttgatggtttttgttaatggtttttgttaatgatttctgttaatggtttttgttgatggtttttgttaatggttttacCCATCATGATTTATTTCCTGGTTCCTTATAAAATATATCGgttatgttagtggtttgtgcATCTGTTCTAATTATGCGGTTTATGTACTGGCCAGCCTCGTCGTTGCATATCCAGCGTTAGGCGGCAACAGGGGATGCGTCTTGATGAGAGGTATGtcccgtacttgcagatggcggGACTTtaccatcttgcgagactgaaCGACAGATGGTTCCGACTAGACGAGCCCCTAGTCAGCGCATTCGTCGAGAGGTGGCGGCctgagacgcacaccttccacatgccgttcggagagtgcactatCACGCTTCAGGACGTCGCATACCAGCTGGGGTTGCCAGTCGACGGAGATTATGTTAGTGGTTGCCTTACGGACTTCCACCTTTACATTGAGGGTGGGAGACCTGCTTGGCAGTGGTTCCATGAGTTGCTCGGTGTTTTACCTCCGGAGAACCAGGTGCAGAAATTTGCAGTCAACTGCACCTGGTTTCAGGAGACATTCGCAGAGTGTCCAGATGGGGCAGATGAAGAGACAGTTAGGCGATTTGCCCGGGCCTACATCATGATGTTATTGGGTACGcagctgtttgccgacaagtccggcaaTCGTATACACATCAGATGGCTACCATATGTTGCTCGGCTTGAGGAGATGGGTCGCTACAGTTGGGCGTCGGCGGCACTAGCATGGCTGTACAGGTGCATGTGCCGAGTCGCCAACAGACATGTGGTGAAGTTAGCTGGCCCGTTACAGTTATTACAGTCGTGGATCTTCTGGAGGTTTCCCACACTTAGACCATCTGGGTATGATGAGATCAGCTGGCAAGGGACCTCGGGTAAAGATGGCTCGCATGAAGATCGACTTGTTACAGCCTCGGCAGGTAAGTAAGCAGAACTTATGTGTATCTCAAGTCATTGTTTCAGTTTATATCACTTAACTGAAAGTACAAacgatttgattttgattttttcagTTTATATGGATGCCCTATAGCGCAGTCGACGTCATCCAGGTTGTCCATCCTGAGGTGTTGGAGCCTCGGCATACGATGTTATGGCGATGCAGGACGTCCCTGATTTATTTTGCGGTTGTCGAGTGGCATCAGGTTGATAGAGTTTTACCTCAGTTTGGCAGCGTTCAGCCCATACCGTCtcccgccctgaacatcgacttcCTGAGGACGGCTACAGTGCCAGGCATCGTCAGCTGAACTCCTAAAACCCACCTAGGGAGCTCATTGTACGACTCGTCCCAGTCCCCATATATCACGGCaacggccttctgcttcgccatccatacCCTCCTGTACGTAGGGCTGAACCCAAAGTGTGCGGCCGTGGCATTTTGAAGCACCTTGATGTTCACAgctgcatcagccctaaccatcgGCATAATGAAGGTGGATATGACATGGTAGTCCAGACTCCTATGGTCGCTGGAGATGGAGCTGGCAAGACATGTATGCGGTCCGTTGTATCGCTTCACTTCCCAGATACCCTTCCGCTGTCGGAGACTCAACCGAATtagccatgtgcacccattcccaaactcagaacactttccCACATACCTGCGGTAGTCAGACTCAACGACCTTGTACTGGACCCCTCGGCGGATACTGTACGTCTTCACACTCAACagcgcctcatctttatcctgaaattgttGGCCAACCTGGAACTCGTTCATACCGGCAGACCCCTCGGTATCTCTAGCACCAAATCCTGAGGCCTGCAGAGCATTGTCGTCCTGCCGCATGGCATCCAGGTCCAATGAGGAAAAATggggtggatactgctgtgtgccagaactagaTCCACCTGTAGCCCTTGTCGGAACAGTAGTTCCAACATCATCGCCGCTTTCATCAGCGATCATATCCGGCTCCACGTCATCGTCATCTGGATCATCAAACAAACCATCACCAACACCAGCCGGTGTGGGACAATGTACCTCGGTGGGAATATGTTCCCCATACCGAACCTCGTCTCCAACATTGCCGCTCAGATCAACGGCAAACGAAGGGGACGCAACAGGCTGCATCGGTGGCTCATACACAGGAGCAGAGGATGAAGCAACAGCAGGTCTCGAGCTCGAGCCGGCAACCGCGGCTATAGTAGTGGCATTCCGGTTCGAACCACCCGAgctagataccacatcaaccaactttgccaacagctcTGGTGTCCTTACCTCGGGAAACTGCCTACGAGAAATAAACATAACCTGCAAGTCCTCGTCACTACCGATTGTGAAACAATCAAACTTCACGGTGTCATGGAGCACCGCTGTTGGAATGCGGTAGAAAAACTTCTTGACCCTTTTAACGCCTTCAAGACCCAGCTTCTCCAGCACAGAGCTAACAAGTGCATCGTAGGTGGTTGTCGGCGTCACGATAATACATAggggatccttatcagtgaacttcacgccggaccgagtttttctcttaatcgaCCCTCTGTAATGTACCAGAACTaggaaactctc
This window contains:
- the LOC112805938 gene encoding protein MAIN-LIKE 1-like, which encodes MRLDERYVPYLQMAGLYHLARLNDRWFRLDEPLVSAFVERWRPETHTFHMPFGECTITLQDVAYQLGLPVDGDYVSGCLTDFHLYIEGGRPAWQWFHELLGVLPPENQVQKFAVNCTWFQETFAECPDGADEETVRRFARAYIMMLLGTQLFADKSGNRIHIRWLPYVARLEEMGRYSWASAALAWLYRCMCRVANRHVVKLAGPLQLLQSWIFWRFPTLRPSGYDEISWQGTSGKDGSHEDRLVTASAVYMDAL